The stretch of DNA CCCTATCCAGAAACATATCTACGAGCTCCTCGAGAGTGGGCCCCTTGACTATCTTGACCTCGAACCTAGCCTTAACAACCGGCTTGTTAAGGTTCAGCAGCCTCTCAAGATCTATCGGGGTGCCCGAGACTATCACGTCTGCAGGGACGCTGTTAAGAGTCTCCTCGAGATCCCTGAGCTGGCTGGGCGTGTAGCCCGTGCTCGGCACTACAGGGCCCATGTGGGGGTACTCCCTGTACATCTCGGCTATAACACCCTTAGCATACGGGCGGGGGTCTACTATCTCGGCTGCAGAGTACTTCTCGGCCGCCACATACCCGGCTCCATAGGGTGCACCCCCATGTGTGACAGTGGGGGAGTCCTCCACCACCACAACCCTCTTACCGCTTATCATTTCAGGGTTATCAACCTCAACATCGCTCACAGCCTCAGATATGAGAGCCTTGGGGTTAATGCTCCTGACGTTCTCCTCAATCCTCCGGACATTCTCCTCAGGAGCCCTGTCAACCTTGTTTATTATCACCGCGTCAGCCAGCCTGACATTAACCTCTCCAGGGAAGCTCCCCACCTCCTGTCCAGGCCTCAGGGCGTCGGCTACAGTTATCATGAAGTCCGGCTTAAAGAAGGGTAGGTCGTTGTTGCCTCCATCCCACAGTATTATGTCAGATTCCTTCTCAACCTCTCTGAGGACGGCGCCGTAGTCGACGCCCGCGTAGACGGTGAAGCCCATTTTAATATAAGCCTCGTACTCCTCCCTCTCCTCCACAGTGACACCATACCTATCCAGGTCCTCGAGAGACTCGAACCTCTGCACAGCTATGTCGGGGGTTATAGCGACATAAACCATGGGGTGCCTCACGGGCACTACACGATAGCCCTTCCCCCTCATTATCCTGGCTATAGCCCTGGAGACCGTGCTCTTCCCCGCCCCAGTCCTCACGGCGGTTACCGCTATAACAGGCTTCGACGTGAGGAGCATGGTCTCCCGGGGCCCGATTATCTTGAAGCTAGCCCCTGCTGAGAGCACCCTGCTCACTATCCTCCCGACATCTTCATAGCTTAGATCGCTGTAGGCTAGGACAGCCAGATCCACCGCCTGGTCCCTTATAATTTTCTCCAGGTCCTCCTCGGGTAGGATTGGTATGCCGGAGGGGTAGAGGCTGCCTGCAAGCTCCGGAGGATAGCGCCTGCCAGCCACACCTGGTATCTGGGCGGCCGTGAAGGCGACGACCCTGTAGGATGGGTTGTCCCTGAACACCACGTTAAAGTTGTGGAAGTCCCTACCCCCCGCGCCTAGAATGAGAACTCTTTTAGGCGAGCCGGGCATTGTGAACACCAGCCAGGATTTTGATACAACGGTATCCAGGCTCTTATACTATAGATACATTTGTAACCCAAGCAGTTATACTTACGTGGGATCGCGTGTCTCGCGGTGGCAGTAGGGCCTAAGCAATTTAAGAACCCGCCTTTAACCCGAATCCCAGATTAGGTGTCGAGCTTGAGCACTGCTCTGAGGGGGCTTCTCGGCCAGCTGTATCAACGTATAGCAGAGCTTATGCCCTTCACGGCCTCCATTATCATAGGCGTCCTAGGCGGCATAGGGCTGCTGGTCAGAGTCGCCCCGTCGCTTGAAGTTGTGACGAGCCCGGGGACGGGTGACGGGTGGAGGTTTGTAGCCGCTGCACGGGGCCTAGGGGAGTTCAGCAATACCGCTCTCCCAATGCTGGCGTCCATGCTGGAGACCGCCGTTGATACAAGGCTACTCGCCTCTCTGCTACCCCCCCTCGTCTGGTTAGCCGGCGTTATACCAGTGGCCTACGTGGGTTACGTGGCCGCTGGTAGGAGTCCTGTTGGGGCCGTCCTAGCCTCGATACTATACACCCTATCCCCCACGATCTACGCTGTCACCGTCGCAGGCAGGCTTTACGACGGAACCCTCGCTATGCTCGGTCTCGCTCTAGCCTTCACCGCCATCGCGCTAGCCGTACAAGGTAGAGCCACGGCCGCGGGTCTCGCCGCACTCGCCGCCGGTCTTATATGGCCTGCTAACGGTTACTCGGCAGCCACGGCCGCGGCACTGCTCATGGCGACCGCCGCCGCCAGGGATGTAAGGATCCTCCGAGGAGTAGCGGCCGCGGCGGGAGGCATCCTGCTGGGCGGTCTCCTCGCCGGCAGCCTCTGGGAGTACGGGCTAACTTTTGATGTAACCATGCTGCTCCTGGCAGCCCTAGTAGCCGTTGCAGCAGCCATGGGCCTGGCCAGGCCGCCCCTCGGCTTCTGGGCTTCCACAGCAGCCGTTACACTATCCATATTCGCCCTGCTCGCCGGAGTCGCCGATGCGCCTCCAGAGGTTGAGGCTTCCCTCAACCTAGCTCCGCCGACGGCGGACACTATACTGAATGCAGCTGCGGGCCCGGCAAGACTTGAGAGTCTCCTCAGGGAGTCTGCCCTCTGGGCCACCCTAGCTGCTGCAGGCCTCTTATACGCAGCCTACAGATTCTACTCTTCAGCCTCCCTAGGGAGCGAGGAGCTGCTGGCGGCGTCCCTTCTGGCTGCACTGGCGGCAGCAGCCATCTACTCACTCTTCAACGGCGAAATGGCCCCCCAGGTGCTGGTCGCCCTAGCACCCCTCTCCGCCTACGCAGTAAACGGTCTAAAACGCCTGGGCCTTACTGGCGAGGATGAAATGGGCAGGGTAATCATAATCTCACTCGCCATAGCGCTCATACTCTCCACAGCCTACCTCGGCCAGAGCATCTACGCGGCCTTCCAGGGCTACGAGCCCACGTCACTCAGTATAGCGCCCAACACCGCCAGCCCGTGGCCCGCCGTCATAGAGTACCTCAACAGCACTGACGGCGCAACGGTGATAGCCAACCCTGTCTACAAGCCCCTCATAGAGTCGATGGCTGGCGTGCGATTCGTCAACGACGAGTTCGACGTTGCACGTGTGCTGGCTGGAACAGAAGGCGGGGCAAACTATGTTT from Aeropyrum pernix K1 encodes:
- a CDS encoding cyclic 2,3-diphosphoglycerate synthase, producing the protein MPGSPKRVLILGAGGRDFHNFNVVFRDNPSYRVVAFTAAQIPGVAGRRYPPELAGSLYPSGIPILPEEDLEKIIRDQAVDLAVLAYSDLSYEDVGRIVSRVLSAGASFKIIGPRETMLLTSKPVIAVTAVRTGAGKSTVSRAIARIMRGKGYRVVPVRHPMVYVAITPDIAVQRFESLEDLDRYGVTVEEREEYEAYIKMGFTVYAGVDYGAVLREVEKESDIILWDGGNNDLPFFKPDFMITVADALRPGQEVGSFPGEVNVRLADAVIINKVDRAPEENVRRIEENVRSINPKALISEAVSDVEVDNPEMISGKRVVVVEDSPTVTHGGAPYGAGYVAAEKYSAAEIVDPRPYAKGVIAEMYREYPHMGPVVPSTGYTPSQLRDLEETLNSVPADVIVSGTPIDLERLLNLNKPVVKARFEVKIVKGPTLEELVDMFLDRVKDRLPLI